In the Nitrosopumilus cobalaminigenes genome, GACTTTCTGTATTCTTACCATCTCTGATCATTATTTTATAAGATTCTCTCCAATTTTTTTGTAAAATTGCAGCTGAGATGATCATGATTAATCCAGTAAGTCGAGATGGGATATAATTTAAAACGCTATCACAAGATGCTGCAAACCAACCAATGTTTTTGAAGATATCTGTTTTGTAGCCAATCATCGAATCCGCTGTATTTACTACACGATAGACAAATGCGCCAGGCAATCCCAATAAAGCATAATAGAATAATGGACCAGTTATCCCGTCGACAGTATTTTCACTGATACTTTCAAGCACGCTTGAAAGAATGTGATTTTTGTCTAAATTTTTGGTATTTCTCTTAACAATCATCGAGAGATGAGTTCTGGCCACATCAAGGTTTTGTTCATCAATAGATTCCAAAACAGAAATTGCATGTTTTTCCATTCCACGAATAGCAATGGTAGTTTTTAGTAAAACACCACCAATAATTACTGAAACAATTAATGAAATAAAATCAACAGTAAGTAAAGAGATTCCAATATCCAATCCAAAAAGTAACAAGATAACTATTCCAGAAGTAATTCCTACAACACACATACCACCAAATTTTTCTATAATGGGATGATCATTTTTTACAAGAGGCGTTAATTTAGCAATTAAAGAACCAATCCAAGCGGTTGGGTGATATTTATTTTTAGGATCTCCAAATTTAAAATCTAACAAAATTGCAAACCCCACTACAAGTAAAGACTCTATAATCATTGTAACAATCTCTCAATAGAGTTTATGTCAATGTTGGATTTCACAGTTTTTGCCAATTCATTTAATTCATCATCAATTTTTGAAAGGTTTTTCTTAGTCCATTGAATTTCTTTGGGATTTGCATGAAGAGAATCTTCTTCTGGTAAATCCAAATTCATTAATGGAATAGTTCCCATAACAGGAATTTTTGTAATATTTTTGAGTTTTTGAAATCCAGGTTTTAAAACTTCTAAATCTCCTCTGAATTTATTAAATACAAAGCCTTTTACAAGTTTTTGATATTTTTTTTCAATTAGAGCCATTGTTCCGACAAGGCTAGCAAAAGATCCACCTTTGTCAATATCTGAAACTAATAATACTGAAGCATTTGCCTTTTGAGCAATTTTCATATTTGCAATATCATATTTTTGTAAATTGATTTCTGCAGGAGAACCAGCACCTTCTAGAATTACTAAATCATTATTTTTTTGTAATGTTTTTAGAGATTTTGTTGCAATTTTAATTCCTTCATGATTAACAAATTTTTCATAGTAATCTTTTGCATGCATTTTCTTGTATCGTTTACCATTAAGATAGATAACACTATTGTAATTACCGACAGGTTTTAGTAAAATTGGATTAAGATCAGGAGTAATTTCACATCTTGAGCCCATAGCCTGAATAGCTTGAGCACGAGATATCTCAAATTTAGGCGTGACATATGCAAAATTAGACATATTTTGAGACTTGAATGGTGCTACACGATATCCTTTATCAGAAAAAATTCTACATAGTGCAGCCACTATTGTTGTTTTACCTGCACCAGACGATGTCCCCTGAATCATTAAAGATTTCATCTAATCTTCTCCAGAGCTTTTATTAGTTTTAGATTATCTTTATGGGATTTAACAGCAATGCGAATATAATGATTGTTTAAACCTCTAAAATTTTTACAATCACGGACTAAAATTTTCTGTCCAAGTAATTTTTTTTGTAAATTTGTTGAATTGTTTTTGGTTTTAATTAGAATAAAGTTTGTAGATGACTTGTTACAATCAAAACCATTTAATTTACTGATTTTATTTGTCAAATAATTTAATTCTTTTTTAATTATTAAATTAGATTTTGTAAGATGTGATTTATCTTTAAGGGCAATGTTAGCTGCATCTTGAGCTAAAGAATTTACGCTCCATGGAATTTTAATTTTTTGTAATATTTCTATCATATATTTTGAGGATACAGCATATCCAATTCTTATTCCGGGTAACGCAAAAGATTTAGTCAGTGAACGTAAAACAAAAAGATTGTCATATTTTTTAACATATGAAATTACAGATTCATTTGATTCTGGAACCATTTCAATAAAACATTCATCAACAAATACAATTGTAGAAAGTTTTTTTGCTTTTTTAATAATTTGAAGTAATTGATTTTTTTCTAATAGTTTTCCTGTAGGATTATTTGGGTTACAAATAAAAATACATCCATTTTTTGGAATCATTGAAATGAATTGATCAAGGTTCTCTGACAGATTCATTGTTTTAAAATATAAGATTTGAGAGTTGTTTAGTTTAGCTGCTGTTTCATATTCTTGAAAAGTTGGAATCGGAATCAAAATCTTCGTTTTTTTAGATAAAAATGCAAAACAAAAATTATAGATTATTTCAATTGCACCATTTCCAACTAAAATGTTTGATTTTTCTAATTGTGTGTATTTTTTTAGGCTCAAAATAACTGATGATGAACTATAATCAGGGTAATTTTTGATATTTTCAATATTTTTTTTAAGAATTTTTTTTACTGATGTTGGAGTTCCTATTGGTGAAATATTTGAGCTAAAATCAATGATGTTAGAATCAGTGCTCTGAATAGTATTTTTTCCACCATGGATTACCGGAATATGTCTAGTGATGGAGGATTTTGTTCGTATTTTCACAGTTCCAAATAGAATTTGCCGATTTAGTATGTTGTGGTAATCCAGAAAACGATTATTAATTGAAGGCGATCATGATTGAGTTATGGGCAAGAAAAGAGTAGCAATTATCGGAGTTACAGGTTCAGTAGGTCAAGAATTTGTACAGTCATTAAATAACCATCCATGGTTTGAAGTGACTCAAATTGCTGCATCTGAACGTTCAGCAGGAAAAAACTATCTTGATGCAATAAAAGATGCAAGTGGAATAGTAGCATGGGATGTAGGTGGTGAAATTCCAGAATATATCAAAAAAATGACAGTTAAAAAAATTGACGAATTAGATGTTTCTCAATTAGACTTGGTGTTTTCAGCAGTTGAATCAGTAGCTGCTAGAGACATAGAAACCAAGATGGCAGCAGATTTGCCAGTAATTTCAACTAGTTCAGCCTATAGATATGAAGATGATGTACCAATTCTAATTCCAGGTATTAATGACGAACAAACAGAATTACTTGAAACTCAAAAGAAAAACAGAAATTGGAAAGGTTTTGTAGCACCATTACCAAATTGTACCACAACAGGTTTAGCAATTACACTAAAACCATTACTTGAAAAATATGGAGCAAAAAAAGTCATGATGACTTCTATGCAAGCAATCTCAGGAGGTGGTAAATCCGGAGTTTCAGCAATGGGAATTACAGATAATATTCTTCCATACATTCCAAAAGAGGAAGGAAAAGTAAGATTAGAAACAAGAAAAATTCTAGGTAAACTAGTAGATGGAAAAATTGAAGATGCAGATATTAGAATCAGTTGTACTTGTACTAGAGTTCCAGTAATTGATGGACATACTGAATCAGTTTTTGTTGAGACTACTGAAGAAATTGATCCATCAAAGGCTAAAGAAACCTATGATCAATGTAACAAAGACATTTCAGTAGCAGGATTACCATCAGCTCCAGAAAAATATTATGCATTTCATGAAGATCCAACTAGACCTCAACCAAGAATGGAAAGAACTGTTGGTGATGGAATGACTACAACAATTGGAAGAGTTGAGAAAGAGGAATTGTTTGATAATGGTTTGAAATACATGTTGTTCTCACACAATAAAAAAATGGGTTCAGCAAAAGGAGCAGTATTGTTAGCAGAGATGTTATACAAAAAAGGCAAGATTTAGAGATTTTTTTGCAATTTTTTCAATAATAACTTTATAAGATCCAGAAATCTAGAACGACTCAGGTGTTTTAGACGGCAAAAGTTGATGACCTAGATTTACAAATTTTATCAGAATTATCCAATGATGCCTCAATTTCTGTTCCTCGTTTATCAAAAAAAATCAATGTTAATTCCTCTGTAGTATATTCAAGAATCAAAAGATTAGTGAAAAGAAAACTAATTGAGAGATTTACAATTGTTGTCAATGACGCAGAACTTGGCTATAACGTCAAGGCATTAACTGGAATTAATATGGATACAAAAAAACGAGATCACATTATTGAAGAATTATTCAAGATTGATGGAGTAAGAGAGGTTGCAGAGGTTACAGGTAGATTTGACATTCTAGTAACAATGTATTCTAAATCATTAGATCAGATGCATAAAATGGTCTCCGAACGAATTGGCAGAATTGAAGGAATTCAATCTTCTGAATCATTTATTGAAATGAAATCACGAATGAAAGCAATGCCATATATGCCATCAAAGGATAGTGACTAATATTGCAAAAGCAAAAATCACAATCAAGAGTAGCAGTATATTATGAATTAACAAAGCCAAAAATTTGGTATTTACTAGTTTTTACTGCATTTGGTGCTGCGTTAACTGCATCGAATATTTACGATATTGAAATTTCTCCAGCAACATGGCTTTTGATGTTATTTTCAGTTGCAGCTGGATCTGCTGCTGCAAATACTTTGACAAATTATCATGACAGGGATATCGACGCAATAATGGAGCGAACAAAAGAGAGACCTTTACCATCAAAAAGAATCTATCCTGCGGTAAAAGCAAGGAATTTTGGATTAGCATTAGCAGGAATATCTTTGATTTTAGCATTTGGAATTTCATTTACTACTACATTAGAACAAGGTGCATGGGCAACTGCATTCATTGCATTTGGATTAGTTAACAATATTCTAATTTACTCATATGTGTTAAAACGAAATTCAAGAACTAACATAATTTTAGGTGGATTATGTGGTGGTTCACCACCAATGATTGGATGGGTAGCAGTCAGTATGTCAGATTTATGGACTATGGGTTTAGCAATGGCAGGATTGGTATTCATTTGGATTCCAATGCACATTTGGGCATTAACACTGCATTTCAAAGAAGATTATAACAAAGTCAATGTTCCAATGTTAACTGCAGTTCAATCAGAAAAAACTTCTGCTAGAGCCATTGCATTATCTACAGTTGTAATGGTAGTATTTTCAATAGCCCCTTTCTTTATCACAACTCAAGATGGTGAAGAAATGGTAGATGCAGTATATCTTTGGACAGCAGTTGCATCAGGGGCATTAATGCTCGGATTATCTGTATGGGTAATGATTAAACCTATGGAAAAAGCTGCATGGACATTGTTTAAATTTTCTAGTCCATATTTGGCAGTACTATTTATTGCACTAATGGTTGATTCTGCGTTATAACATACTGCCTTTATCATCTAAGCTGTTAAGCTCTTTTGTAATTTCAGAATGATCATCAACTAAAGTTTTAAGTTCATTTTTTAGTTCTTCAGAATTCCATTCAGATGAAATTAGAGCTGTTAATTTTGCAACAATCCCCCATTGAATATTATTTTGATCGTCAATTAATTTCAAAAACCTTTTTCCTTTCTCATCATCATTCATAATTTTTTGACATATAGGAATCATAAAAAGTTAGCATTGGTAATTACATAATTTCAAAGTTTTATTAGGAAATAAATGATATTTTTTGTATTGCAATGTAGTATTTCAGAATGTAAAGAAAAAGCTATTCAAACGGTAAAAATTAGTTTCAGAGAGACTAGAAATCTATGTGATGGGCACTTTAAATTATTCAAAAATAAAGACATAGAGCATTTTCCAAGATTTTCAAAAGCATCTGATTATTAATTCAAGCAAAAAGAATATCAAAAAATGAAAATGTTGAAAGATTTAACACCTACTATTTTTAAATTACAATATGGCAGCCAAGAAAAAAAGTACTTCAAAGAAAACAGTGAAAAAAACTGCTTCAAAACCAAAAAAACAAGTTAAAACTTCATCAAAGAAACCAGAATTTGAAAAAGCATGGAAAGATTACAATTCTGCTTTGAATGGATGGAAAGAGTCTCTTGCACAATGGCAAAAGGCTACAAATGAGACTTTGATGACATATCATGATGCGTGTCAAAAAGCGTTAGAATCAGATGCTGAAATGTTGAAAAAAGTTAGTAACAGTTGGGAAGATACATGGCAAGAAATTGGACCAGAATATATTAAACAACAAACAAAGATGATGGAAAATATCTTTAAAGAGACAAATATTGAATCAATAAAAAAATTCAATGTTCAATGGGAGAAATTCCTAAAAACTTCTGGAGATGATTCAATTATAGCATATCAAGAAGCCATCAAAAAATTCAACCAGGCATGGCAATCAGGTCAAATGTGAATAGTTTACAAACCTAAAATTTATTTTTTCATTTTACCTATTCTAAAAACTCTACAATCACATACTGAACAAAATCCTTTGATTGCAGGTCTTCCATTTTTCATTTTAGTTTCTTCTGGATTTTTTATGATTCTTTTAGTTTTACATCTAACACAATACGCTTCTTGTGAAATTGGATCAGGGATTTTATTTTCATTTATTTCGGAAGAATAAAGTTTATTTTCAATATCATCAAGTTTTTTGTTTTGTTTTCGTAGAGTTTGAATGATTTCATGTTCAATGTCAACAGCCTCAAGTTTTTGAATTTCTCTTTCTAATTCCTTTACTTTGGAAATTTGTTCAGGGGTAGCTTCCTCTGGTTCAAGGAATTTTTGTTTGGATAAAGCACTCTCTAAATCATCAATTTGTTGTTGCAATTCATTAACTTGAGTTAATTGTTCAGGGGTAGCTTCCTCTTCCTCTGATTCGGTAATTGGTTCAAGGAATTTTTGTTTGGATAAAGCACTCTCTAAATCATCAATTTGTTGTTGCAATTCATTAACTTGAGTTAATTGTTCAGGGGTAGCTTCCTCTTCCTCTGATTCGGTAATTGGTTCAGGTGCAAGATCTAACTCTTGAGGTAGTTCTTCTGCGGATTCTTTTGGTAATGAACCTCTAGGACTGGAAGGTGGTTCTGATTCGGTAATTGGTTCAGGTTGTGATTCTAATTCTTGAATTTGTTTTTCTAATTGTTCTAATCGGGTTAATTGTTCAGGGGTAGCTTCCTCTTCCTCTGATTCGGTAATTGGTTCAGGTGCAAGATCTAACTCTTGAGGTAGTTCTTCTGCGGATTCTTTTGGTAATGAACCTCTAGGACTGGAAGGTGGTTCTGATTCGGTAATTGGTTCAGGTGCAAGATCTAACTCTTGAGGTAGTTCTTCTGCGGATTCTTTTGGTAATGAACCTCTAGGACTGGAAGGTGGTTCTGATTCGGTAATTGGTTCAGGTTGTGATTCTAATTCTTGAATTGTTATAGATTCTTCAAATTTAGATTCTGGTAAATCTCCCAAATAATCTAATTTTGCTTTGTTAGCATCTATTCGAATATAAGGACTTCCTCCAATTGAAAAAGTTTCAAGTTTGTGTCCTTTTTTCCATGAATTGTTTCCACGGTAGATTGTAATGTAAAATAATCCATTCTTAATATCAGATGCAATTGTTAAACGATCAACTGGTTTACCTTGAGTAATTCCTTTTTCAGTATCTTGATGTCTTGTAGCTACTAAGATCAAATGTTCAGGATCATAGCTAACTTCAGAAATTAAGTAGTCAGCCCATTTCTTCATTATAAAAAATAATAATTTGCATCTACTAATTAAGCGATGATTTTAACAAAACAAGATTACCAAAAATAGAATTTTAAGGTCAAAATCTGATTAAAATTTCTCAAAATAGGCACAAATAGGATTATAATTGGTGCAATTTCATTATTAGTTGAATGGAAATTTCTATTGAACCATGGAAAAAATTGATTATTCATGAAGTAATTGAATACAAATTTGAAGATTGGGTAAAACAAATTGCATTTAGTACACGTTCCTCAGGTGGAGGAATTCCAACTATGCAATGGACAAACGGAGTAGTTTTCTCTCCAGCAAATTTTCCAACAACTAATTCAACAGTTGATGAACAATTAAAAGGAACATTACATTGGTCTTCAGTTTCATTTGCAATTAAAGATAAATTTGAAAAACAAATTGTTAAAGAGAATGCAACAATAAATTTAGTAGATGTAAGTGTCAATGAGATTTTTAAAGAATTAGCAACCAGTTTAAAAGCACAATCAAAATATGCATCTTCAAAATCTGATTAATCCTAATGAACATAGAAGAAGAAGTAGAAAAGTGTGAAATTTATCTAAAACAAATCAAACAATATGATCCTGATCCATTTTATGTAAAGCATTTTTTTAATCAATTTATTCTTTCGATAGATAATATAATTTCAAGGATTTTTGAAGAAGCAAATACAGATTTCGGGTTATTTGTATCTCAACAAATTTCAGAACAAAGTTTTAACGAAAAAGCAAAAAAGAAAAACGATGAAAATGCAATTAAATTTTCTACTTGGTTTTCATCAAAATTTACAGAGGAACATGAAAATCCATATCCTAATTCAATAAAAAAAATTTGTGATTTTAGAAAAAAATTTGAAAAATTGCCTGAAATAAAAATTATGATTAGGGCTTCTGATAGATACAAAGATGACATTAATCAACAAATCAAAGTTAATCTTAATCAAGGAAAAATTCGTTCAAAGGAAGAATTAGAAATTGAAATCAGAAGACAGTTACCAGTATTTTTAGAAATAATTAATCATAAAAGAAGAGAGAAAAATGAGCCTAAAATAGAAGAAAATCAAGTTACTGCATCAACATTTGTTGAGGTTGGAAATAAGGAGGATATCGAAATTGCATACGCTTCAGAAATTTACATTCCAGTATTGAAACGCTTAGTTGAAGAATCAAGAGATAAAATTTACGAGTTATCTAAAAAACAATGAGATATCAATCATCTAATCCAAAAATGGAATGTTCAGTTTTAATTTTGATGATAGGTAAATATGAAAAACCGTGATCAAAATTATCTGAAAATTCTGGATCTTGGCCCTGATTTCCTTGGTATTTTACAAAATGTTTAGTGGGTTCTGATTCCAACTCAACATAATTGAAATTATAGTATACTTCATCCATTTCTAATGATGTAATGTATCCCATTATCCAAGAATTTTTGTGAGGTACAGCATAAAGAGTTAGATTTTGTTCATCTGGGAATTCTGGATCATATGTTAATCGAGCTAAACTTCCTAAATCTTTTACTTTAATGGGATGGAATTGATCTGAGAGTTTTTCAGATTTTGTTTGTAATGAGGAAATCTCTGAATCCATATGAACAATAGGTGCATAATGGGAATTGGTTTTTGTGGAATCTACAATATCACAAATTTCTTTTCCAGAGTTAACCTGGTAAGAAACATATCGTCCCAATTTAGGCATTGGAGCATAAAAAATTAGCAAGGTGTTTGCCAAAATGATACTAGATGAAACAACTCTAGAGCCATCAAGTTCTTGAGAATAGACTCGTTTAGGATATTCTTGTAAAGCACATGCCAATCTTGCTAAATCATCAAAGCTGGATAATTCTACAAAGCATTCATTTTGTGTAATAGACATCAAAAAATTGTAAGTTGATCATATTTTTATTCTTTCCACATTGTATCGATTTTTTCTATCAAAATACTCCATAATAAAATGGAAAATTATTAATTTTCCAAAAACAACTAGTGAAATTAAAGATAGAATGTACTCACCTAGATAATACAAATAACCTGTAACTCCTATTGCAGTCATTATTTCAATAGCAGTACAAGAACAAAAAAAGAGAAATTTTTCTCTCAATTCAAAAACTTATTGTGATTTTGGCCACATTGAAGTCCAAGTTTCAGCAAATTTTTTCATCATTTCACCATATGCATTCATCTGTTCTAATCCAGATGAACTAAGTGCCTTTTGCCAATTTTCAGTAAATTGTTTGAAGGTAGCAGTATTAGTGTCATTGAGAGCTTTTTGCCAATTCTCACCAAATTCTTTGAATGAATTCATTCCTGCGTCATTGAGAGCTTTTTGCCAATTCTCACCAAATAATTTCATGGTTTCTGCACTAGATTCGACAGTTGCTTTGTCCCACACACTGTTGAATTTAGATTGCATGTCGTTACTTGCATTTTGAATTTGCTCAAAAAGAGATTTCCAATTTTCAAGAGATTTTGTATATTCTCCCCATAATGAATCCCATTCATTATTTTTTCCTTGTTCAGACATTAACTAAAGATATGATTCATTATTCTTAAATGGATCTATGTGAAAAGTGTGGCTTTATTTTTGACGATTTTTTAATCGGTTATCCATTCGAATTTTACCCTCTTCAAATTTGATTCTGTCATCATCTGTTTTGAGAGATAATTTTGGAACATGTGTAGGTCTTCCATTTTTGTCAAGAGCCACAAATGTAACAAATGCAGTACCAGTAACAGTTCTAATTCCAGTTACTATATCTTCAGCTTCTGCCTTCACTTCAATTTCCATTGATGAATTATGAACATAGTTGATTCTAGCATTTAATGTTAGAACATTTCCAACAAAAACAGGTTTCAAAAAATTAACACTATCCATAGATACAGTTACCGCGTTAGATTGAGAATGACGTTGAGCAACAATGCCTGCCACCATATCGATATGTTTTAGAATTTCACCACCAAATACATTGCCGGCTGGATTTGCATCAGATGGGAACATTCGAACAATTACTTCTGCATGTGACTCTGCAGGACTTTTTTCTCTAGGATGGTTTTCAGATGACATTTTTAATCTAATTTTTGTTCCCAATCAGGACAATTTAATTTAATCAGTTGATTTTGTCTATTTGAAATATTTTTCAAGTTTAATCTTGTCAATTTTTGGAATTTTAGCTAATTCAAATCCTTCAGGCCTTTTAGATAGAGATCTAGTTGCATCTATTCCCATTTTTGCAGTTCGTAATTTTTGTTGATTGCTAGAAGGATCAAGACTAGAACCACGGACATTTTTGATAATTACAAGATCCTTATCAGCTTGGAATCTGGTTGCCATAGCATATTCTATAGATTCAGCACTATTAACATCAATATCTTCATCAACTACTGTTACTTGTTTCAAAGAACGATGGGATTCAAATGTTTTCTTGATAATTTTTTGGGGATCAGAGTCATTTTTCTTTTTAATTTGTACCACTGCATGTAACCAATTACATCCACCATCAGAAAGTGAGACCTGTTTAGTTTGTGAGAAAGATTTTTTCAATTCTCCATTTAATTTTGATTCAATAGGCATTCCCATCAACAACCTATGTTCTGAATATCCGGAAAGAACATCATGAAAAATAGGATTATTTCTAAAAAACATATTTTCAATCTCAAAAACTGGTTGAGATCTTTTATGATCATATGTCTGTAGCATTTCAACCATCCATTCAGGATGAGTTTTGTCTTGAAGGATTTTTCCTTCCATAACAATTTCAGCACCAGATGGAACATTCAATCCAGAAAAGGGTAATTTTGCTAAAGTTAATTTTCCACCCAAAAGTGAATTTGCAATATCGATTTCATCTTTTCCCCAATCAGCTTGATATGCACCTGCAATAGAAATTGCAGGGTGAACACCGACTGTGATAGCAATTTTAAGATCCTCGCCATGTTCTTTAGCATCAACAAAGCATCTATGGGTATGACGACCTTCCACCATCCGAATTGAAAGATGGGTTTCATCAATAGGCATCATTCTATGAAAAGAGGAATTTTGTTTTCCAGTTTCAGGATTTTTTGCATATGCTACAGATGATGTGATAAATGGACCTGATTCTTTTTCAAAATGAGTTACAATAGGCATGGAAAGGATGTTTTTTGACTTGTTTTCCATAAATTTCCCAGAAGAGACAATTTTAGGTTTTTTAGCTTTTTTGATTGCTAAAATTACTTTTTCATGAATGTTAGATTCATTTCCACCTACGGCAATTCCAAATCGTTTTCTAGTTCCAATTAAATTTGAAATTAATCTAAAATTACTTTCCTTAATTTTTTCAAACATTACAGCATGTGAACCATCAACCTTAGCTGTGATTCCAGCTATTTCGAATTTCGTGGATACCGGAGTTTTTACAGTTTTGAGTTCATGAATTTTCTTTATTTGGGAAATGTAACTTCTTAAATCACTCATTCTCAATCATATCCATAATCTCAGACATTAAGGCTTTTGCTGTTTCTGGCTCTAATGGTTTTTGAATAAAAGTAGATGCCAGAGCAATTCCTCTCATCCTAGTACTAATTCGTTCAGCAATGAGTTTCAGAAAAAGAGCTTCAGATCTAGATGGAATTATAGTTGTGGTAATTGGAGTTGGTCCAGTTGCTAATGAAACAACCATAGATCCTAATTTGTTAGAACCTTCAGAAACTGAAACAAAATAACCATTTTCAAATTTTTGAATTTGTAAAGAAAAACTTCGACTCTCCAAATTTACCATTTTCTGGAAAAATCCATTTGGAGAGGTCAACAAGCTACGAACGAGTCTTATGCTTTTATTGCTATTGATTCACTCTTCTGGGACTCTATAACTTCAGGGTTCTTCTTGCAATTCTTCTCATGTTTATCAGGATAAACGAAGAGTTTTTCACAGTGTTTGCACGGAGTTTTCTCTTTAGTTTTAGATTTTGTTGTTTTTGATTTAGCAGTTTTAGCTTTTGATTTAGATTTTGCTTTAACAGTTACTTCTTGAACTTCTGATTCAATTTCAGTAGCTGCTGCAGCTTCCATAGAATCAGCCTCAACTCTAGCTCGCAATTTTGCTTTGTATTTCAAATTACGTGGTTTTGTTCTTAATCTATATCCACAACATGGACACCAAAGTCCTTCCCATTTGATGAATATTTCACAAATCTGGCATCGACGTTGTCCAGAAGCATATCTTCCAGTGCCAACAGGCTTTTGAGCCTTATATCTAACACAAATTCCTTTACAAGTCATCTTGGTATTATTGTATAGAATTCATAGCTATATAAGCATGGATCGATAAAATTCATACAAAATAACATTAAACATTGAAAATATTTTATATTTTATACCGATCAAAATTAGTATTTTCAAATAAAAACACGAAATCAACAATAAA is a window encoding:
- the cobD gene encoding threonine-phosphate decarboxylase CobD, encoding MKIRTKSSITRHIPVIHGGKNTIQSTDSNIIDFSSNISPIGTPTSVKKILKKNIENIKNYPDYSSSSVILSLKKYTQLEKSNILVGNGAIEIIYNFCFAFLSKKTKILIPIPTFQEYETAAKLNNSQILYFKTMNLSENLDQFISMIPKNGCIFICNPNNPTGKLLEKNQLLQIIKKAKKLSTIVFVDECFIEMVPESNESVISYVKKYDNLFVLRSLTKSFALPGIRIGYAVSSKYMIEILQKIKIPWSVNSLAQDAANIALKDKSHLTKSNLIIKKELNYLTNKISKLNGFDCNKSSTNFILIKTKNNSTNLQKKLLGQKILVRDCKNFRGLNNHYIRIAVKSHKDNLKLIKALEKIR
- a CDS encoding acyl-CoA thioesterase; translation: MSSENHPREKSPAESHAEVIVRMFPSDANPAGNVFGGEILKHIDMVAGIVAQRHSQSNAVTVSMDSVNFLKPVFVGNVLTLNARINYVHNSSMEIEVKAEAEDIVTGIRTVTGTAFVTFVALDKNGRPTHVPKLSLKTDDDRIKFEEGKIRMDNRLKNRQK
- the asd gene encoding aspartate-semialdehyde dehydrogenase; this encodes MGKKRVAIIGVTGSVGQEFVQSLNNHPWFEVTQIAASERSAGKNYLDAIKDASGIVAWDVGGEIPEYIKKMTVKKIDELDVSQLDLVFSAVESVAARDIETKMAADLPVISTSSAYRYEDDVPILIPGINDEQTELLETQKKNRNWKGFVAPLPNCTTTGLAITLKPLLEKYGAKKVMMTSMQAISGGGKSGVSAMGITDNILPYIPKEEGKVRLETRKILGKLVDGKIEDADIRISCTCTRVPVIDGHTESVFVETTEEIDPSKAKETYDQCNKDISVAGLPSAPEKYYAFHEDPTRPQPRMERTVGDGMTTTIGRVEKEELFDNGLKYMLFSHNKKMGSAKGAVLLAEMLYKKGKI
- the cyoE gene encoding heme o synthase yields the protein MQKQKSQSRVAVYYELTKPKIWYLLVFTAFGAALTASNIYDIEISPATWLLMLFSVAAGSAAANTLTNYHDRDIDAIMERTKERPLPSKRIYPAVKARNFGLALAGISLILAFGISFTTTLEQGAWATAFIAFGLVNNILIYSYVLKRNSRTNIILGGLCGGSPPMIGWVAVSMSDLWTMGLAMAGLVFIWIPMHIWALTLHFKEDYNKVNVPMLTAVQSEKTSARAIALSTVVMVVFSIAPFFITTQDGEEMVDAVYLWTAVASGALMLGLSVWVMIKPMEKAAWTLFKFSSPYLAVLFIALMVDSAL
- a CDS encoding cobyric acid synthase, with the translated sequence MKSLMIQGTSSGAGKTTIVAALCRIFSDKGYRVAPFKSQNMSNFAYVTPKFEISRAQAIQAMGSRCEITPDLNPILLKPVGNYNSVIYLNGKRYKKMHAKDYYEKFVNHEGIKIATKSLKTLQKNNDLVILEGAGSPAEINLQKYDIANMKIAQKANASVLLVSDIDKGGSFASLVGTMALIEKKYQKLVKGFVFNKFRGDLEVLKPGFQKLKNITKIPVMGTIPLMNLDLPEEDSLHANPKEIQWTKKNLSKIDDELNELAKTVKSNIDINSIERLLQ
- a CDS encoding DUF5679 domain-containing protein; protein product: MKKWADYLISEVSYDPEHLILVATRHQDTEKGITQGKPVDRLTIASDIKNGLFYITIYRGNNSWKKGHKLETFSIGGSPYIRIDANKAKLDYLGDLPESKFEESITIQELESQPEPITESEPPSSPRGSLPKESAEELPQELDLAPEPITESEPPSSPRGSLPKESAEELPQELDLAPEPITESEEEEATPEQLTRLEQLEKQIQELESQPEPITESEPPSSPRGSLPKESAEELPQELDLAPEPITESEEEEATPEQLTQVNELQQQIDDLESALSKQKFLEPITESEEEEATPEQLTQVNELQQQIDDLESALSKQKFLEPEEATPEQISKVKELEREIQKLEAVDIEHEIIQTLRKQNKKLDDIENKLYSSEINENKIPDPISQEAYCVRCKTKRIIKNPEETKMKNGRPAIKGFCSVCDCRVFRIGKMKK
- a CDS encoding Lrp/AsnC family transcriptional regulator, translated to MKRKLIERFTIVVNDAELGYNVKALTGINMDTKKRDHIIEELFKIDGVREVAEVTGRFDILVTMYSKSLDQMHKMVSERIGRIEGIQSSESFIEMKSRMKAMPYMPSKDSD
- a CDS encoding cobalamin biosynthesis protein, with amino-acid sequence MIIESLLVVGFAILLDFKFGDPKNKYHPTAWIGSLIAKLTPLVKNDHPIIEKFGGMCVVGITSGIVILLLFGLDIGISLLTVDFISLIVSVIIGGVLLKTTIAIRGMEKHAISVLESIDEQNLDVARTHLSMIVKRNTKNLDKNHILSSVLESISENTVDGITGPLFYYALLGLPGAFVYRVVNTADSMIGYKTDIFKNIGWFAASCDSVLNYIPSRLTGLIMIISAAILQKNWRESYKIMIRDGKNTESPNAGYPMAALAGALETKFEKINHYKLGDGEIILTKDHVHSAISIMKLTSVLFFGIVTIPIITILSIIGWWIHA